The following nucleotide sequence is from Nitratidesulfovibrio termitidis HI1.
GACGAGGGCGGGGGTACGTTCGTGCTGAAAGATGTTGCGGCCCACGGAAAGACCGGCTGCGCCAGCGCGCACCGCGTCGTGGACCATCTGCAGGAACGAGCGGGTGGAATCCAGCTTGGGACCGCCCGCGATGACCACGGGCACGCAACAGGAGGCCACAACGTGGGCGAAGCTGTCCATGTCGCCGGTGTAGGCCACCTTGACCACGTCGGCGCCCAGTTCCACGCCCACGCGGGCGGCGTGCGCCACCACTTCCGGGTCGAACTCGTTCTTGATGCGGGGGCCGCGGGCGTACATCATGGCCAGCAGCGGCATGCCCCAGTCGTTGGCCACGGTGGCCATGCGGCCAAGGTCGGCCAGCATGTCGCGTTCGGTTTCGTCGCCCAGGTTCACGTGCACGGACACGCCGTCGGCGCCGTGCTTCAGGGCGTCTTCAACGGTGGCGACCAGGGTCTTGGCATTGGGGCGGGGGGAAAGGGAGGTGGATGCGGAAAGGTGTACGATCAGGCCCACGTCACGGCCGCCCTCGCGATGGCCGCAGCGCACCAGGCCCTTGTGCATGAGCACCGCGTCCGCGCCGCCTTCGGCAACCTGGTTCACGGTTTCGCGCATGTCCACAAGGCCGTAGATGGGCCCCACGCTTACCCCGTGATCCAGCGGCACGATGACGGCACGCCCGGTTTTTCGATTGAAAATGCGCTCCATCCTGATTCTTTTGCCGATTTGCATCGTATGTTCCCCTGTTCTTTCGGAAAGGTTTCGGCGCAACTGGCCGTGATCGTGTTTCCTTGCCTTGCGCCCGGACCATCGGGTCGCGGGCGCCGGGGGGCATTCCCCCCGCGTACCGGGTACTGCTGATGCGGCAGCGTCAGGCGTCGGACGTGGGGCTGGCCTGCGGCCTGCCCGGTCCTCCGGGTCACACGTTTCCGGGGTGCGCCGCGCGTAACGCACCGCCGGAAAAAACAGAAAGGGGCCGCCGGCTTTTCGCCCGCGGCCCCTTGAGTCTTCGTGTGTTTACACCTTCGTCAGATGCTTACGCACGCTCCATGCGGCCACGGGCTTCTCCATAGCTAAAAAAGTACCAAAAATAATAGTTGGTACGATAGGCAGTGGTGAAGGTGGCGGAGGTGGAAAGCATTGTCGTGATGTCCTGACGTTATCCGTTTTCAGGTGTTTCGGGATACCTACGCCCGCCTTGCAAGGGCTGTCAAGCGGAATGTTCGGCAAGACCCCATCTTTTTCACCGGGGCGGGGCGCATTAGATTTACGTTTTTGTTTCCTTGAACACTCATGCTGTGTTCATTTTTGTCATTATATGCCCCCTCGATTATCTCCACACCCTTGCCCGGCACCTGCGGAGTCTTGAAATTCGCCGGGTTGCCACCATTGGCCCCCCTTTTGCTATCTCACCAGCACGGACGGCATGCGCCGCCCGCGTCGCCCCCACCGGTTGCCGCCGGAAAGGGCATGTACAGTACAACAGAATCTGCGGGCCTTTGCCGCCCGGTACGGACAACGTCATGCACGCCGCGTCACGCCATACGACAGCCAGCCATGCTCCCCGCCGCAACGGCGCGGGCCGCTCCATGGCCGTGGCTGCCGAAGCCTACGCGGATGTGCTGCCCTTTGCCTGTCCCGATGCGGCCACAGGCTCCACCATTCCAGCGCCGCCCGCGGGCGCCGGACGTGCCTGCGACACGCCCGGCCACACCTCGCGCGGCCTTGCGCCGGGGCTCTCGTGCCTTCTGGCGGCCGGGCTGGGCGTGATTGCCGCCGCCCTGCCCGGCGACCCGGCCCGCATCGCCTGCGCGGCCCTGGTCTGCGCATGGCTGGTGTTCACCATGCACGTGGCAGCCGCCTCGCTGCGCAGCCTGCTGCGCCTGCCCACGGAACATGACCCGAGCACCGGCGACAGGCTTTTCGACGACGATGCGTCACTGTTTGCCCGTGGCCACGCTGCCTCCCACGCCGGGGGGCACGCTGCCGCAACGGGTGGTGGCTTTCCGCCGGAAGCACCCGGCGCAGGTTCTGCGCCCGGCTTCACGGTTCCTTCCGTGCACGGTTCCGCCGGGGGGAGCACCCTGCCGCTCCACCTGCAACCCGACGGAATCACGCACGGTTCCTCGCCCTGGCGAGGGAACTGACAACGGCGTGAACGGGCGGCGACACCCCAGCAACCCCCGCCGCCCGCACCCTCCGCCGGACCGGGGCACCCTTCCCCCGCCCGCCGCCCCGGTCCGGCCCTATTTCTTTCCGCGCGCCGCCGCGCCAACGAGACGACCACATGATCGCCACGAACCCGGCGCGCGCAGGTTCCCACTCGCCCGCCAAAACGCATACGCACGCCCCCCACACCCCCCACACCCCTGACACCGCGCTCCATGCGGCGCGGGACGGTGCGTCCACTGGCGGCGTTGTTCCCGGCTCGGAACACCATGGCGAAGCCTCCACCGCCGTGGCAGCCCGCGCCACCCCGTCTCCCGTGCCCGGCGTGAGCATCACCGATGTGTTCACCCTGTTCCAGCCGCTGGTTTCCGTGCGCCGCCACACCGTGGTTGGCATGGAAGCCCTGAGCCGGGGACGCGTGCCCGGCGGCGCGGTGATGCCGCCCGACCTCATGTTTGTCACCGCCGCCGCCAGCGGCAGTGCGCTGGAACTGGACCGCCTGTGCCGCGAGCGGGCCTTTGCCGCCTTTGCCCCGCTGGTGCGCCGCAAGCCGGAACTGCTGCTGTTCGTGAACATCGACACCGCCGTGCTGCGGCGCGGGGTGGTGGGGTCCGGGCACATCCAGCGGCTGGCCGAGGCCAGCGGGGTAAGCCCCAACAACGTGGTGCTGGAAATCGTGGAGTCGCAGGTGGACGACACCGATGCGCTGATGGAGTTCGCCGCGCGCCACCGCAAGCTGGGCTTTCTGGTGGCCCTGGACGACGTGGGGGCCGGGCATTCCAACCTGGAACGCATCGCCGCGCTGAAGCCCGACGTGCTCAAGCTGGACCGCTCGCTGGTGTCCGGCCTGCCCGATTCGTTCCACCGCCAGGAGGTGGTGCGGGCGCTGGTGGGCCTGGCCCGGCGCATCGGAGCCATGACCGTGGCCGAGGGCGTGGAGCACGAACGCGAGGCCGCCCTGCTGATGGACCTGGGGGCCGACGTGATGCAGGGTTTCCTGTTCGCGCGGCCCTCGCCCGAAGGGGCCGTGGCCGAAGGCGGCACGGCCATGCACAACGTGGCCCACGCCTACGCCGCGCTTACCCTGGCCCAGGTGGAGGAAGAAGAACGCCACGTGGCCACCCTGCGCAGCGCCGTGCACCGCCTGCGCGAAGACCTGCACCACGCCTGCCCCGGCGACTTCGACAAGCTGCTGGCCCGTTACCTGAACGCGGAATCGGCCCTGGAATGCCTGTACGTGCTGGACGGCGCGGGGCGTCAGGTGTCGGACACGGTATGCAACCCTTACCGGCTATCGGCCAGCAGGCGGTTCATCTACCAGCCCGCGCGGCGCGGCACAGACCATTCGCTGAAGGAATATTTCCTGCCCATGCGCAGCGGCATAGAGGAATGCCTGACCGCTCCGTACATTTCGCGGGCCTCGGGCAACCTGTGCGTGACGCTGGCGGTGCGCTTCACCGATGCCATGGGCGCGCCCCACGTGCTGTGCGCCGACGCGGGCCGCCCGGACCGCAGGCGGCGCGGCGCGTAGCCGTCCGCCCCCTGTTCTGCCCGACTCCGGCCTGCTCTGCCCCGCCCCGCCACCCCCCGCGCTGAACGGCAGCTCGGGCGCCGTGCCGGGCAGCAGCACCGCCACCCCGGTGGCCCGGCCATTGTCCCTTTCCCTTCCCTCCGCGCGCAAGGCCGCCCCCCGGAACCCCGGAGGGCGGCCTTGCCATATCCGGCATGCCTGCCATATCCGGCATATCCGGCGCGAAAGGCGCAAAAACGTGACGTTCACGACCCGCCCCCCCCCGGAGCGGGGTATTCTCGCCAGCGGCAGCACGCGGATTGCGCCCACGCACGACCAGCAGCACGCACCGTGCCGCGCGCGAACACGCATTACGTAGGCGAAACAGAACGGGTACGAGGCGT
It contains:
- a CDS encoding 2-amino-3,7-dideoxy-D-threo-hept-6-ulosonate synthase; translated protein: MQIGKRIRMERIFNRKTGRAVIVPLDHGVSVGPIYGLVDMRETVNQVAEGGADAVLMHKGLVRCGHREGGRDVGLIVHLSASTSLSPRPNAKTLVATVEDALKHGADGVSVHVNLGDETERDMLADLGRMATVANDWGMPLLAMMYARGPRIKNEFDPEVVAHAARVGVELGADVVKVAYTGDMDSFAHVVASCCVPVVIAGGPKLDSTRSFLQMVHDAVRAGAAGLSVGRNIFQHERTPALVKALRGLVHEDWDVEQAIALVGE
- a CDS encoding EAL domain-containing protein, giving the protein MIATNPARAGSHSPAKTHTHAPHTPHTPDTALHAARDGASTGGVVPGSEHHGEASTAVAARATPSPVPGVSITDVFTLFQPLVSVRRHTVVGMEALSRGRVPGGAVMPPDLMFVTAAASGSALELDRLCRERAFAAFAPLVRRKPELLLFVNIDTAVLRRGVVGSGHIQRLAEASGVSPNNVVLEIVESQVDDTDALMEFAARHRKLGFLVALDDVGAGHSNLERIAALKPDVLKLDRSLVSGLPDSFHRQEVVRALVGLARRIGAMTVAEGVEHEREAALLMDLGADVMQGFLFARPSPEGAVAEGGTAMHNVAHAYAALTLAQVEEEERHVATLRSAVHRLREDLHHACPGDFDKLLARYLNAESALECLYVLDGAGRQVSDTVCNPYRLSASRRFIYQPARRGTDHSLKEYFLPMRSGIEECLTAPYISRASGNLCVTLAVRFTDAMGAPHVLCADAGRPDRRRRGA